The genomic interval TCCTCACTTTCATTTAAATTCCTTTTCTTAGTTTCTTCATACGCTTTTTTATGGAGAACATCAAGCACGTCATCGGCATTGATATAGATCCCCTTCCGTCCAGACATATGGATAAAATCTTTCTCTTCGATCATCATACCAAGCTCATCAGCAGTACTTCTGCTCAATGAGACAACTTCGTACCCAAGATGAACGTATTTCTTTTCGATTTCTTCATCTTCTAAGAGAGAAAGGGTGTATGAGATTATCTTTTGAAGTCTGCTTTGTCTTACATCTATGACTGTTATTGCTAAATCAGCATTCCCAAAAACTGGATGAATATCCTTGCCTTTTCCTGAAACTGTTGACCATAGTTCACTACTATTGGGTTGTTTAAAGAAAATATTATACTGAAAAGGATCACCTACAAGCCCTATCTTCCATGCAGCATAAGGTATATCTTTTGCAATATATGTTAAAGTCCCATCGCTTCTCTTGATTACCTTCTCATCATCCTCACCTTCCATCTTGATTACCCAACATCCAGCAAGCTTGCCTTCTTTTGCAAGCTGAATTATTCCCTTATATCTCATAGAGTTGAACAACTTCTCCCAGAGCCTTGTTTCAATTATATGAGATTCAAAGTTAAGGCAATCGTAAAATGCGCCCACTCTCCAGCACGTCTCAAGTTGTTCCTTTACTACTTTCCTTGTAATATCTCGAGCTAACTTAGCTATATCCGATCTACCTTCATCTATTTCTCCCAAAACCTCTTTCTGCTTTATAACAAGTTCAGGCTGGATGTTGTATAATTCATTCACTTTTACGTAAACTTGATTACCACAGTAATGATCAAATTTCTGGCCTTTTGGAGGTTCGAGTTGAAAGCCTGCATATTTAAAGCCCACAACTATATCAGCTATCTGTAACCCTGAGTCGTCGATGTAATTCAAGACCTGTACATCATGTCCAGTGAACTTCAATATCCTTTGTATAGAGTCTCCAAGGATTACGTTTCTGATATGTCCGATATGCAACGCTTTATTCGGGTTCACGCTTGTATGCTCAACACAGACCTTCTTCCCTTTACCGATGTTCAAAGAACCGTAATCCTCTTTAGATATGGCTTCGGAGAGCGATCTATAGGATAAATCTGGGTATTTGACATTAAAGTTAATGTAACCAGGTCTGTAGACTTCGAAACTTGATATCAATGAGTCTTTCGGAATTTTTATTTTATCACCTATCTCCTTAGCCACATCTAAAGGACTGAGACCAAGTTTATTGGCTATTAAGAAGGCAACATTTACGGATAGATCACCAAACTCAGATCTTGGAGGTTCTGAAGGCTCAAAATCCATTAAAGGTAAACCTGCATCTATTATAGCTCCCTCGACACTTATTTTTACATCCTCTTTAAAGTCCCTGAAGCTCAAAGCGTCTCCTCATCAATGAATTTTCATGAATTTTTCGGTAATATGTTGGATAGCTTCTAAAAAACCTTCACCCATATTGAAGTTCACAGAGAAATCGGCCTTTTTCTTCACGGTCTCTGTTGCATTTCCAAGTGCCACGCTATAACCACATACTTCGAACATAGGAATATCTATTTCACTATCCCCAATAGCAATAATCTGACTCGTATCGAGTCCAAGATTCTTTGCAGCAATTTTTAGACCATTTGCCTTACTTACTGTCTCATGGGATACATGATATCCGTACTTGCTATCTTGGATTGTGACTGGCAAACCACTTTCATTAAGAATCTTTCTCCCTTCATTAAGATTAAAATTTCTTTCTAAGACGACTTCAGTTAAGCGTGGGAAACCTTTTTTCTTCTTAACATTCTTGATCCTTTTACAAAGGTAATCATAACCCATTATGCCATAAGAAATGTCTGCTAATAGAAACAGGTCAACAGGTGAAGTAGCAACAACCCCCCCATTCTCTCCTACTACTACTTTCGTGGTGCCTATATAGACAGATAAAGCTAGAACCTCCCAAGCACTCCTACCGCTAACAAATATCACTTTGTAGTCCATTTTATTAAGCCAGCGTAGAGTATAGGCAGCATCAAGGTTGATAATCCCACCATCTTCAGTGATAGTACCATCGATATCGACAGCAAATCCCTTCAAATCCATTAAAGGCACCTAATGATTATGGATAAAATTTAGTTGTTATATATATGTGTGCGAGGTTATGATTGAATATGGGCCCGTAGCCTAGCATGGATCAGGGCGCTGTGAAGTTGCGTAAGCCTCCGGAGCCAGAGGTCGTGGGTTCAAATCCCATCGGGCCCGCTACAACTAAACCCTTTTGTATTTAATTTACCTTTTTTAAAATGAAAATCCTTACCAAAAGAGATTTCTAGAGTTATTTGAATAGTAATTAATCCTGAATG from Candidatus Methylarchaceae archaeon HK02M2 carries:
- a CDS encoding arginine--tRNA ligase encodes the protein MSFRDFKEDVKISVEGAIIDAGLPLMDFEPSEPPRSEFGDLSVNVAFLIANKLGLSPLDVAKEIGDKIKIPKDSLISSFEVYRPGYINFNVKYPDLSYRSLSEAISKEDYGSLNIGKGKKVCVEHTSVNPNKALHIGHIRNVILGDSIQRILKFTGHDVQVLNYIDDSGLQIADIVVGFKYAGFQLEPPKGQKFDHYCGNQVYVKVNELYNIQPELVIKQKEVLGEIDEGRSDIAKLARDITRKVVKEQLETCWRVGAFYDCLNFESHIIETRLWEKLFNSMRYKGIIQLAKEGKLAGCWVIKMEGEDDEKVIKRSDGTLTYIAKDIPYAAWKIGLVGDPFQYNIFFKQPNSSELWSTVSGKGKDIHPVFGNADLAITVIDVRQSRLQKIISYTLSLLEDEEIEKKYVHLGYEVVSLSRSTADELGMMIEEKDFIHMSGRKGIYINADDVLDVLHKKAYEETKKRNLNESEEWLHNTAEKVAVSALRFDLIKQDLDKIIVFDLRESLNLEGETGPYIQYAYARASSILRKANTELEITVDNASKLDHPTELNLIKLISKFDLYIEDAVKNLSPKILARYAYSLATGFNAFYEKNPVLHEKDENRKMARIGLVQAFRNIVRITFDLLGIETPERI
- a CDS encoding phosphoglycolate phosphatase; amino-acid sequence: MDLKGFAVDIDGTITEDGGIINLDAAYTLRWLNKMDYKVIFVSGRSAWEVLALSVYIGTTKVVVGENGGVVATSPVDLFLLADISYGIMGYDYLCKRIKNVKKKKGFPRLTEVVLERNFNLNEGRKILNESGLPVTIQDSKYGYHVSHETVSKANGLKIAAKNLGLDTSQIIAIGDSEIDIPMFEVCGYSVALGNATETVKKKADFSVNFNMGEGFLEAIQHITEKFMKIH